The Acetonema longum DSM 6540 genome has a window encoding:
- a CDS encoding 2-keto-3-deoxygluconate permease, with translation PGPFWTMVTLGIAGLAAFPWQTFVGAILPLIIGMVLGNLDRDMRDYLAKAVPVLIPFFAFGLGCGINLSSIIKGGMLGILMGVAVVAVSGCILFIADKLTGGNGIAGLSAASTAGNAAAVPAAIAAVDTSYKSAAPTATVLVATCVIVTAVLVPIVTAWWAKQINAKA, from the coding sequence CCCGGTCCCTTCTGGACCATGGTTACCCTCGGAATTGCAGGATTGGCGGCCTTCCCTTGGCAAACCTTCGTCGGAGCTATTCTGCCCTTAATTATTGGCATGGTTCTTGGCAATCTGGACCGGGATATGCGCGATTATCTTGCTAAAGCAGTTCCCGTGCTCATTCCCTTCTTTGCCTTTGGTCTCGGCTGTGGCATTAATCTGAGCAGTATTATCAAAGGCGGCATGCTGGGAATTCTGATGGGTGTCGCTGTTGTCGCCGTCAGCGGCTGCATTCTTTTCATTGCCGATAAACTAACTGGCGGCAATGGTATTGCCGGTTTGTCCGCCGCATCCACCGCCGGCAATGCCGCTGCCGTTCCGGCCGCCATTGCGGCTGTAGATACTTCCTATAAGAGCGCGGCGCCAACAGCTACTGTCCTGGTGGCAACTTGTGTGATTGTCACCGCCGTGCTGGTTCCG